The sequence below is a genomic window from Setaria italica strain Yugu1 chromosome IV, Setaria_italica_v2.0, whole genome shotgun sequence.
CCGGATACAGAGACACAACCCTGGGATTTCGGGCCCATACCATCAGGACCGCGAGTTCCAGATCCGACGGCGGATGGGGGCACGGCTACCGACGCGGGGAGGAGCCGTGCGCACCCGCAGGATCCTAATAATTGGCGGCCCCGGTCCGTCCCCATCCTCTCGCACATCCCCGCGAAGAACCCAAACGCAAGTAGGGTTAGGaagggctcggcggcggcggcggccagagaGAATAGGGGAGCGGTTCGGCGATGACGGGCAAGGCGAAGCCTAAGAAGCACACGGCGAAGGAGATCGCCGCGAAGATCGACGCGGCGACGACGAACCGTGGCGGCGGGAAGGCGGGGCAGGCGGACCGGCTGGGGCAGGACAAGGGCGGCCACGCGAAGCTGGCCTGCCCGCTCTGCCGCACCTCGGCGCCCGACATCAAGTCGATGCAGATCCACCACGAGGCGCGCCACCCCAAGCTCCCCTTCGAGCCGGAGAAGCTCCTCAACCTCCACTCCTCCACCCCCGTCGCATCGGAGGCCACCTCCTCCAACTCCAAGCCCAAGCCCGGCATCCGCGGCAGCCTCAAGAAGTAGCGTGCTTGCTTGCTAGCTTGGGGTAATTCCCTTCAATTCCAATCATATCCACCAACCCGATCTATAATTAATCCATCGGTggcggctgccgctgctggcctGTGGTGTGCTACTAGTCTGCTGCTGCTTTTCGTTACTGCTGCTACATGTGTCATGTGAAAGACGTGTTAATTAACTATATCCGTGGCTATGGCTTCGCTGCTGTTTGTTTAAATCTCGTCGCCGGCAACTCGGCACGTTTAAGTATGTGTTGATTGGCTGTGATGCCGGCGACCTGATGGTACTGCTAATGTTGATCGGGTTCGgtggcacaaatctgtggcttGTTTATTTTCTCTTACTGGCAAGTAAAGTTCGTCAATTAATTATTGTTTTGGCAATTGTTGGGTGTTTGCTACCGTTAGGGTTTCATGAGTCAGATCTTATCTTGTCAGCTGTAAATAGTTATGTATTGTCAAGGCTAGCCACTTCTTCACTTGTTTTGCTTATTCCCTTGGACTTGAGGATAATTGCTTCTGTTTCCCAAGGGATAGTTGTTTGTATCTCTACCTTAAAAAAAACTCACCTTTAACAAGTAGCAATGTTGTGACTAACTGAAGAGCAGTTGTCCATCTGTTTGAGTGATATGCAAGTTTTGGAGTTGCAGTCAATGGTCCAAGAACATTTCTTTGTTCATATAGTGACTGAGTTCCTCCACACATGTCTTGAGTTCGTCGTTAAACAAAATTTACTATTTTGCATAGGTATTAGTTGTTTCCTAGATCCAACAACATGGATTCCTAAACAGTGTGCTGAAAGGCATTTCATGAGAGATGAGTAGCTAATGGATAGCCATGTACCTTTTGTTATTAGTATGCCATATTGAGGACTGCGCCATTGTTTGGTGTAATTTCTACTTGTCCTCCCAAGGGAACTGTTTGCTCACTAGTATAAGCAGTACCCCTTAGTCGTGATAATATGCATCATCAGATTGTCATTTGAAGTTGGACATGCTGTTTCAGCGATGTACAGATTTAAGGTCGTCCAAGTCCCAAGCTTACAATGGCCCCACAATGTAATTGAACatttattcatttattttgGTAACTTGACTGCTTACTGTGATCATGATTACTTGTACTACACAAATTCATACCAGCAAGCATACCCTTTTGTAAAGCCGATCATTAAAAATTAAGCAATGATGCCATATTATGATAAGTATGTTTGAAGCATTGGTGTGTGAGACAGTGAGAGCACTTGGCTGGCAATtggcataattttttttttgtatggcATGAATTAGTCACCAATGCTGTTTGCTGCTACCTGCTAGGCAAGTTCTAAAAAGTGAAACACATGGACATGGTGAATCAATTTAACTATCCCTCATTAACTTTTCTTTAAATGTGGTGCCATGCACGGCACAACTAGGGATTGCCATGTGATCCTACAATCTGCATATCACTGTTGTCAATTTGATTTGTAACTGTCTATAAAATTACATAGTCGGAAGCATAGACAACATTGAGACAGGAAAAGATAGATGTACCCAATTGTTCCAAAATCTGATACATGATCTTTGGATTCAGCAACCAGTTGTTCCAAAATCTGATACATAGCCTTTCGAGTATTATTTCCATTCTCATGCTGGATTCTGTTGCCACAGAAGTGTTCACCTGTTTTGCTTATGCCCTTGGACTAGATAGGAGAATTGCCTAGTTAGTGATTTTTCTAAGAAGTAGCAGTATTGCGACTAGACTGAAAAGCAACATGATCATTTAGTACACAAAGTCCCAGTGTTCTGAAAGGCATTCATGAGAGAGGAGTAGCATACTGGAAGATTGCGTATCTTTTGTTTAAGTTTATTATTATAATTTTCTCTTCACcttggatgattttttttgggGATCAGCAGTGCAATCAGTACACCTGATATTGTCACCAGACTGCCGTTTGAACTTGGATGTactgtttcaactttcaactttGCAATGCCTCCTCAAATTAACCGAACTTTTTATCCATTTATTTGGTACCTTGAATACTGTGACCAGGATTGACCTGTCTTGCACTGATTCATACCCGCAAACAGATGCCATTTGTAAAGCTCTTTGTTTTGAAGATGCCGATGCTGACATTTTACAACAACTCAACAAGGGATGCTTGAACCAGTTGGTGGTGTGAACttccatctttctttctttttttcggGATGGCATCTGGAACTAATGCCCAAATGCCAAGCTGCAAGGCATGCAAGTTATCAGTTATGAAACTCAGTTgaatcttttcttcttctctgctCCAAACGTTCCTcgtttgtatatataatttgttcagCTGCAGTTTATGTAAGGTATCGACAACATCATATAGAAGCATATACAGTATGCTCCCTAGTGAAAATATACTTTTTATTATGTAATATTAAAATATACCTTTTAGTATGCATATCTTACACCATGCAACGGTACGGAAATTTTAGATTGCCGGAGCCATGGACAAGATTGGAAACAGAGAGGATAAAACGCAGATACAAAACGCAAGCGCGCAGAGTGCAGCAAGTTCAAAAATCGGACACTGGCCTTTGGAGTGATATTTTGATTTTCTCCTGAATGTACAGTATACGTTGGTTCCATCATCACGGTAGAACGGTATTCTTTACCATTACTAACTGTCTAACTCTAGTATGTTGCAGCTTCAGTTCACATGTCTGAAAGAACAACCATGAGCTTCAGTTACCATGCCTGAAGGAACAATCTGACGCGAAAGATAAATGCAAGTTAACAACGGCAATAGTAACACGATGCATGTCTTTTGAGTTTAGGTAGCTTCAGAAATTACAGGATATCCATTTTAGTAGAACCCCGAGCAACAGACAGTAGGAGAATCGTTTGCCCACACAAGATGTCATAAACAAGAGACTACAGGAACCTGCACACCTCAGGAAGCAAGCACAACCTCAATGCAAGTTCCATCAGTATTCAGTACTAGTACTCCAAGGTGCCCTGATTACCATACGAACTACCACTGTGCATCATGCGTACTGTTGTGTGTATGCTGACAGAATCGCGATAGCTGCTGCACACGAAAATGGACTGGGTTAGATACTTGGAAACCTGTTTCTGCATAGACATTCATTATCAGCGTGAGCAAGTAAAGAGATGCAAGTATGAGAAAATTCATGTTCATGATATACCATGATCAAATTGGGAAATACAATCAAAATCCAGTGACATACTATCAAGTGGAGCAAATCAAATTGAACTAGCACACATGAAAATCGAACTAGCACACATGAGGACTCATGATTTTGTTATCTGCTTGAGCATGAGGTCTGTGTTTAAAGGTTGTTGGGGCTTACTAAAATCACAATGTTTCAGCGGGTAGTTAAATCTGCATATCCTATATCGATCATCCCCACTAAAAGATGGCATTAGGAATGGCCATGTCTGGTACATGCCCTCTGCCCTGTTCCAAACCATCACTTCCAAGCAGGGGCGCCCACCCATGCTGTTGCAAGTGATGCTTCTACTTCTTGGGTAATTGGCCCACTTTGTCTTTAACATACAATTTTAATTTGCGAAACACTTGCTTTCTTAATGTGCACGTGTACTACAATTTGTTTCTCAATTTCTGACAGATCTTTGCTATCATTATCATATACAGTATATAAAACACACAGGTACACAAGAACACAAATGGTGTTTTAGTAGCATAAGTTTTAATATATTGCCAGATCCTTTATTGACTTAGTGTCTGATACTGCCAATGTTCATAGTTCATGCCTAATGACTGATAAGTTGTTATACAGTGAGGACATTACAGAAGAGGCCATGGAGGCCACACAAAAGAAAGTGCAAAGATATCATTACGGCAActtgtaaaaaaaattccatcttATATACATTACAGAAGAGGCTATggtgtattttttttagaaaaattatggTATGTATAAATTGCAGTTGCTAATCTTTAGAATAATGAAGCTACTTAAGCACTACCAACAAATTGGATTTCGACATGGCATATTTCACAAGGTTTAAAGTGTCACAGTTCAGTTTGATCCCTCAATTCGATCAAAAGTCAATACAAGCAAGGCTGCCAAACTGATAAACAAAGCACAATGCCAATCCAGTTTATAAAGCAAATAAGTCTGCCCTGCCTCATAACTGAAACTCGAGCTTGAATTGAGAAGAAACATACCAAAAAGCAGCCCAATGTGTTGCTCCCAAGTAGATCAGAAAAACCACAAAAGCACCTGCACACCAAAAGGTGCTTGATTATGATTCAGTAAAGGGAGTGTACATTTGTTGATGAGTTTTTTGAGAAATTATTAGAGGACAGAAAGCAGGCTTACTAGATAGCAACGCATGGAGCAGCAACAAGTGTTGGGGCAACCAGCCGGCAAAGTGGCTCATGAAGCCTGAGGTGATACCTAGAGCCTTTGCTGGATAGCACGGTTACACCCTGTTGTGCCTCTGCTTCCCCTTCCTCTGCACTGACAGGGCTGTACAAATGGATGTAGAGCTCGTCATCATCTATTTCTACATCGCGGGATGTTCCTTCGGTCAAGCAACCCATGGCGCACACGACCCCATTCCCCAAGCAAGAGAAGAACTGGCCGGACATCACCGGCGAGTCTCCTGCCATGACGAAAGTAAGAGGGACCTCGACGATGGCCAGCGTCCGATCAGTGCCCTTCTTCGTCACGGCGATGTCGTAGGCGGTGAGGTCTTTGGAGTCTTTGCTCCTGGACCTGCCGAGGAAGAGGCGGCCGTAGGGAACGGCCTCGCCGACGAACGGCAGGCTCCTCTCGCGATCCACGAAGTGCCACTCCTCCGCGGACGCGTCGAACGCCACCGTGCCGGCGACCGgacatcccgccgccgccgagagcAGGATGTGGCGGCCGGACACGGCGTAGGACTCGATCCTCGCGGTTCACGGCGCGTGCTGGAGCCGGGCCAGCTTCTCCTCGCCGGGGAGTGCGGGGAACaacggcggaggcggcagggTGCGCTAGGAGTACGTGCATGAATCTCAGGCCATTTTACACGTGTACCTTTTTTGGTCTCAGGCCATGAATCTCAGCCATCCGATCTCAATCCGACGAGGATATCATTGTCTTCATCTGTTCGACGGTTCCATCATGACAAGAAAAGTTAGCATGGCGGGAGTACGTGCGTAGAAACAAAGAGGTAGGGAGCGAGGGCGAGAGCAGGTTGGATTCCATCGTCGCGTAAGAACACTACTGATCTTGGCAGAAGTACTGATCATAGCCGGCCGGAAGCAAAGACAACAATGGAATTAGAGAAGATAAACACATATACAACAAGGCACAATACGAGTACTATAATAACCAATTGTTACAAAATCTGATATCAGATCTTTGGAGTGCTGACTCTGCCACAGAAGAACAGTTGTCTTGCTCTAGTGTATTGTAGCTTCAACTTCCAGGCCTAAAAGAATATTCTGCTAGCGCATAAGATAAATTCAAGTTAGCAAAATCTGTGCAATACGAATGGCTCATGATACATGTTTTTGAATGTTGACATACAGATATGATATACGCAAAGCTAACTTATTTAGATGATAGAAATGGATATATGCCATGCAATCTTGATGACTTGACATTCCTAAACTCATAAGTCATAAGACACTGACAAACAGGTCAAGCCCTCAATGTAAGTACCTTTCATTGGAGAGGTTTTGATGGCCCTGTAAAGAAAATTATAGAAGCTGGAGGATTACTGCAAATTCCTGACCAAAGGTATCTTCTACAAATGCTTGGTGCAGAATGCCGACTGGGATGCAGAAGGTCCAGCTTATGTTCAGGATATGATTTCTTTCAGTATCCTGCAAGTCTTCCTGAGGATGGAACTTAATTCAAATGCTTTAAATGGTAATAACATGCTTCTTAAAGCATGGTATCTTGAAGAGGACGACTCTAGGCAAGAACTGTATTAAACTAACAACACGTGTGAAATAAATTTGATGCTGCTGTCCTAGGAACAAACAATTAAGCCAACCCATCTACCCCTCTGGGGTCTAGGGATCAATGGAGCCACTGAAGGAACCTCCTTCTGCCTTGGCGGTTGGTGGGTCCTCCACAAGAAGAGGTCGCAAATAACTGGCTGTCAGGACTCTTTGAGCTTCATTGTAACGAGCCCAAGTAACCAGGTAAAGACCAGCAATGATGAAGAGTCCCCCGGCAACACTGAAAGGAGTTGAAATGCAGATGTAAACAAAGTCAGAAATTACAAGTTGGTTGATGATCTCACAAGGAGATAAGCAATATTAACCACTGCTATATGTCATCATTCATCAAACACAACAACTAATATCATTTAGCTTGAAAGAGTATTAGAGTATGCTAACTGATGAGCAGTTGGCAATTTGATAAACTCAGTGGAACCACCAATTTAAAGGATCCAAAATCAGAGAAATCAACATAACACAATGTTGAAACAGTGACTTGGCATAGTTATAGGGTTGAGAGTTGGATCAAACCTTCCGACATAAATTGGGGTTCCAAGAAAAATAGTTGAAAGCAAGGTAGAACATGCTGGTTGGAGTGGATTGTACAGGGCAACTAGAGAGGGTCCTAGAATTTTGTTTGCCCAAGTCATGATCGCATAGTTCACACAAGATGCAATAATTCCCTGGTGGTACAAGCAAAAAATGTGGTTAGATAACCAGGGAGATTTCTAAATCTCAGGTTCTCAGCATTATCATACAAGTCATGAAGTCTAAGTCTGAAGTCCAGTTTATATACTTACAGCATATAAGACAGCTATGACCTCAGTTGTTGTCAGTGCCCACTCGTGGAGCCCATTGGTAGCAAATGCCCCAGTCAATACCATAAACAAGGTGGCAAAAGAATAGGAGTAAGCAGTCAAGGATAAGCTTGCAGGATATTTTATCAGCACCGGAGCCTGGAGTTGTCACAAGAGAaaaagacacagatttatacagtcATGATCATAAACATAGACATTCCTATCCTTTCACATGTTCTTCGTcaataacaaaaagaaaagaatgctACAGTAATAC
It includes:
- the LOC101767594 gene encoding uncharacterized protein LOC101767594, whose translation is MTGKAKPKKHTAKEIAAKIDAATTNRGGGKAGQADRLGQDKGGHAKLACPLCRTSAPDIKSMQIHHEARHPKLPFEPEKLLNLHSSTPVASEATSSNSKPKPGIRGSLKK